A single region of the Buteo buteo chromosome 16, bButBut1.hap1.1, whole genome shotgun sequence genome encodes:
- the RAB15 gene encoding ras-related protein Rab-15, which produces MAKQYDVLFRLLLLGDSGVGKTCLLCRFTDNQFHPAHISTIGVDFKMKTIEVDGIKVRIQIWDTAGQERYQTITKQYYRRAQGIFLVYDIGSERSYQHIVKWASDVDEYAPDGVQKILIGNKADEEHKRQVAKEQGLQLAREYGMDFYETSACSNLNIKESFTRLTELVLQAHRKELEGLRGPPRAPALARLEEDEQQPLGSEDSPKGCWC; this is translated from the exons atGGCCAAGCAGTACGACGTGCTGTTCCGGTTGTTGCTGCTGGGGGATTCGGGGGTGGGCAagacctgcctgctctgccgTTTTACCGACAACCAGTTCCACCCCGCCCACATCTCCACCATCG GCGTCGACTTCAAGATGAAGACCATCGAAGTGGACGGCATTAAGGTGCGGATACAGATCTG GGACACGGCAGGCCAGGAGCGGTACCAGACCATCACCAAGCAGTATTACCGGCGGGCACAG GGCATCTTCCTGGTGTACGACATCGGCAGCGAGCGCTCCTACCAGCACATCGTGAAGTGGGCGAGCGACGTGGATGAG taCGCGCCCGACGGCGTCCAGAAAATCCTCATCGGGAACAAGGCGGACGAGGAGCACAAGAGGCAAGTGGCCAAAGAGCAAGGGCTGCAG CTGGCCAGGGAGTACGGGATGGATTTCTACGAGACCAGCGCCTGCAGCAACCTCAACATCAAggag TCCTTCACGCGGCTGACggagctggtgctgcaggcACACCGCAaggagctggaggggctgcggggccccccccgcgcccccgcctTGGCCCGCCTGGAGGAGGACGAGCAGCAGCCCCTGGGCAGCGAGGACAGCCCCAAAGGCTGCTGGTGTTGA
- the GPX2 gene encoding glutathione peroxidase 2 produces the protein MTVPIAKSFYDLNATSLQGEKVDFNVFRGRVVLIENVASLUGTTVRDYTQLNQLQARYPRRLVVLGFPCNQFGYQENGTNEEILNSLKHVRPGGGFEPNFTLFQKCQVNGQDTHPVFAYLKAHLPAPADEAAHLMTEPRFLTWSPVRRSDISWNFEKFLVGPEGEPFRRYSPRMPTAQLEPDIQRLLKLAK, from the exons ATGACCGTCCCCATCGCCAAGTCCTTCTACGACCTGAACGCCACCTCCTTGCAGGGGGAGAAGGTGGACTTCAACGTCTTCCGGGGCCGCGTGGTCCTCATCGAGAACGTGGCGTCCCTCTGAGGCACCACGGTGCGGGACTACACCCAGCTCAACCAGCTGCAAGCCCGCTACCCCCGGCGGCTGGTCGTGCTGGGCTTCCCCTGCAACCAATTTGGCTACCAG GAGAATGGCACCAACGAGGAGATCCTCAACAGCCTGAAGCACGTGCGGCCGGGGGGTGGCTTCGAGCCCAACTTCACCCTCTTCCAGAAGTGCCAGGTGAACGGGCAGGACACCCACCCCGTCTTCGCCTACCTGAAGGCTCACCTGCCCGCGCCGGCCGACGAGGCGGCACACCTGATGACCGAACCTCGCTTCCTCACCTGGAGCCCGGTGCGGCGCTCCGACATCTCCTGGAACTTTGAGAAGTTCCTGGTGGGTCCCGAGGGGGAACCTTTCCGGCGCTACAGCCCCCGCATGCCCACCGCCCAGCTGGAGCCCGACATCCAGCGCCTCCTCAAGCTGGCCAAATAG
- the CHURC1 gene encoding protein Churchill translates to MCGGCVGTEYPERGTTCLEGGSFLLNFVGCAQCGRRDFVLLGNRAAGLHGGDEIVTYDHLCKNCHHLIARHEYTFSVVDDYQEYTMLCLLCGRAEDSISILPDDPRQMTPLF, encoded by the exons ATGTGCGGGGGCTGCGTCGGCACCGAGTACCCGGAGCGG GGCACTACCTGCCTGGAGGGCGGCTCTTTCCTCCTGAATTTCGTCGGGTGCGCGCAGTGCGGCCGCCGGGACTTCGTGCTGCTCGGCAACCGGGCCGCCGGCCTGCACGGCGGGGACGAGATCGTCACCTACGACC ACCTGTGCAAGAACTGCCACCATCTGATTGCACGCCACGAGTACACCTTCAGCGTGGTGGACGACTACCAG GAGTACACCATGCTGTGCCTGCTCTGCGGCCGGGCCGAGGATTCCATCAGCATCCTGCCCGATGACCCCCGCCAAATGACCCCGCTCTTCTAA